A window of the Phaseolus vulgaris cultivar G19833 chromosome 5, P. vulgaris v2.0, whole genome shotgun sequence genome harbors these coding sequences:
- the LOC137835608 gene encoding NDR1/HIN1-like protein 1 gives MKHSPQGESKTHLCIAYSPLVTNQPTLIATMTKDCGHHHHKRQELLRRVFAAILGFIFLVLLVVFIIWIILRPTKPRFLLQDATVYAFNLSSSGAIPSPTAPTPNTLTLTMQVTLSAFNPNHRIGVYYTKLDAYASYRGQQVSLATALPPTYQGHRDTAVWSPFLYGNAVPVSPFMLEILQQDKTSGGVLVNVKVNGRVKWKVGTWVSGRYHINVNCPAYIRLAGDSDDAIGVAAPAVKFQLLQSCIVDV, from the coding sequence ATGAAACATTCTCCTCAGGGTGAATCCAAAACACACCTCTGCATTGCATATTCACCCTTAGTTACCAACCAACCCACACTCATAGCAACCATGACCAAGGACTGCGGCCACCACCACCACAAGCGGCAGGAGCTCCTCCGCCGTGTATTTGCGGCCATCCTCGGCTTTATCTTCCTCGTCCTCCTAGTAGTCTTCATCATCTGGATCATCCTCCGCCCCACCAAACCCCGTTTCCTCCTCCAAGATGCCACCGTTTACGCATTCAACCTCTCCTCCAGCGGCGCCATCCCCTCCCCCACCGCCCCCACCCCCAACACTCTGACCCTCACCATGCAGGTCACCCTCTCCGCCTTCAACCCCAACCACCGCATCGGGGTCTACTACACCAAACTCGACGCCTACGCCTCCTACCGCGGCCAGCAAGTCTCCCTCGCCACCGCCCTCCCCCCCACCTACCAGGGACACCGCGACACCGCCGTCTGGTCCCCCTTCCTCTACGGCAACGCTGTTCCCGTCTCCCCCTTCATGCTCGAGATTCTCCAGCAGGACAAAACCTCCGGAGGAGTGCTGGTCAACGTCAAAGTCAACGGCAGAGTGAAGTGGAAAGTGGGGACTTGGGTCTCCGGAAGGTACCATATTAACGTGAACTGCCCCGCGTATATCAGACTCGCCGGTGACAGTGATGACGCCATCGGGGTGGCGGCTCCGGCTGTGAAGTTTCAGCTTTTACAAAGTTGCATTGTTGATGTttag